Part of the Niallia alba genome is shown below.
TGCAGGAGATTGGGAATTTAATGTTATCCAAACAGATGCAGCCATAAATCCAGGAAATAGCGGCGGTGCTCTTATTAATTCTTCGGGAGAGGTAATAGGTATCAACAGTTTGAAAATTGCTGATTCCGGTGTAGAAGGACTAGGTTTTGCGATTCCAAGTAATGATCTTATCCCAATTGTGAATGAGATTATCGAAAAAGGTAAAGTAGAGCGACCATATCTTGGAGTAGGTTTAGCAAGCTTAGAGGAAGTTCCTCGCATGTATCTTCAAGACCTTCCAAACGAAGTTTCAGAAGGTGTAATGGTTACTAATATTGATTCCAATTCTGCAGCTGCAGAGGCTGGGTTAAAAGTTCAAGACGTGATTGTATCCATTGATGGTAAAAAAATCACTAATTCAACCGATTTACGAAAATATCTATATACAGAAGTGAAAATTGGAGACAAAGTAGAACTAGAAATTTATAGAGATGGTAAATCTCAAAAAGTGGAATTAACGTTAACAAGTAACAACACAAACAATTAATCGACACGTTTCATGTGAAACATACGAAAATTGTCGAAAAAATTCCAGCTTATTTAATTGTAAGGTGGAATTTTTTTTAAATCTGTTAATAATTTCGTCATAATTATATGATAATATAGTGTAAGAGTTATAATAGGGGTATGCCTGTTATATCCAAAATTTTGTGCAGAGAGGATTTTAGCTTAATATGAAAAATAAGAAGGTTCTTATTCCTATACTAGCGGTAGTACTAATAGCGTTAATTATAGGAGCGGTTTATCTAACACAACGTAGTGAAACGGTTGCAACAGTGGACAAGGAAAAAATTACACAAGAACAATTAAATGAAGAGCTAAATAAGCAATATGGCGCAAGTGTATTAAATATGATGATCTCTAATAAAGTAGTAGATCTTGAAGCTGATAAAGCAAAAGTAAAAGTAACAGATAAAGAAATCCAAGCAGAATTGGACAAGATGGTAGAACAATACGGTGGGCAAGAAACATTTAATATGCTATTAGCTCAAAATGGAGTAACCGAAGATCTATTTAAAGAGCAAATTGAGCAAAACCTAAAAGTGACAAAAATTCTTGAGCCATCTATCGAAATCACAGATGACGAGATTAAAACATATTTTGAAGATAATAAAGCAAGCTTTGACACTCCAGAACAAGTGGAAGCAAGTCATATCTTAGTAGAGGATGAAAAGACTGCTAAAGAAGTGAAGAAGAAGATAGACGAAGGTGGAGACTTTGCTGAATTGGCGAAAGAATATTCAACTGACACACAAACTGCTGAGAATGGTGGAGAATTAGGTTATTTCTCTACAGGCCAAATGGTTGAAGCGTTTGATAAAGCTGCATTCGCTATGAAGGTAGATGAAATTAGTGATCCAGTTAAAACGGATTATGGCTATCACATTATTAAAGTAACTGGTAAAAAAGAAGCAAAAGAAGCAACATTAGAAGACTCAAAAGCTAAAATTAAAGAAGATTTATTAGCTACAAAAGTACAAGAGCAAGCTAGCACATGGTTAACAGAGGCAACGGCAAAATATAAAGTAGAGAATAAATTAGAAAAAGATGCTGAGTAAATAAAAAAGCAGATGGCAAAGGCCATCTGCTTTTTTATTTAATAGAGAGGACTAATATCTACATTGGCAGGCAGTTCAAACGGGTTTGTACTATTGATATGATCATAAAATAATATCCCATTTAAATGATCTATTTCATGTTGAAAGACAATTGCCTCATAATCTCTCAGTTTAATCTTTACCTCTTCTCCATTTATATTGTAGGCACGAACAGTTATTCTCCGATAGCGCGGTACATAGCCTACAATGGGGCGATCGATGGAAAGGCAGCCTTCACTCTCGGGAATATAGGTCATTGCAGTCGAATGGCTGATTATTTTTGGATTGATGAGCATAAATTCCAATGCCTCTCCATTTTCCTGTCTAATATATGCCGCAAACATTCGTTTATTTAAGCCAATTTGGTTAGCGGATAATCCTACACCAGCACGTAATTGATATTTTTCCGATAGAATTGGATCTTGGCTATTTTTTAAATATTGTAGCATACACTCTAGCTCTTCTTGATCCTCTTTAGTAGGAGGAATGGTTACTTCTTTGGTTTTTTCGCGAAGGATAGAATCTCCTTCCCTCACAATATCCTCCATTTTTATAATATAGTCTTTTGTAAATTTACTCATCTAATAAACTCATCTCCAGCAAATATGATATATATGTAAAATAGCAGAAGATGATTAGTATGTCTAATTGTTAAGTATGAAATGAATGATTAGCTACTGGGAGAAAGAAGATAGAAGGTAAATCATAAAGACAAATCAAATATTTTTAGAGAAAACGTACATATAAAATAAAGAAGAGGAAAGGATATAAAAGATATAAGTTTACCTATTTAAAGATGGAAAGGAAGAGTAAGATGAAAAAAATGACGCTATTAATGCTAGCTTTACTAGTAGCATTAACCAGCTTTGGTTCTTTAACTAGTGCAGCACCATCTCCAGCAACACCAGAAAAAAGGGAGATATCTCAGGATGATAAACAGTTTTTAATAGAAATGGCTAAAAGTCTTGGGATTAAAACAGAAGGAAAAGATCCAGTTGCCATAAAAAAAGAGATTCATGAAGCATTAATAAAGAAAGAAGCAGAAAAATTAGGTATCAAAGCAGAGGGAAAAGATATACATCAACTGGCGATGGAAGTACATACTGCTCATTTAAAGGAAGAAGCAAAATCGCTAGGAATTAGTACAGAAGGAAAAGATGCTAAAGCATTAATGAAAGAAGTTTTTGAAGCGAAAATTTCGAAAAAAGCCAAGGAATTAGGAATTGATACAAAAGGAAAAACGATGCAACAATTAGGCAAAGAAGTACAAGAAAAAATGACGATGGAAGAAGCAAAAAAATTAAGTATCAAAACAGAAGGAAAAGATCTTAAACAAATTGCTGATGAAATAAGAGAAATACAAATTTTGAATAAAGCGAAAGAGTTAGGATTAGATACAGAAAATAAAAAGCCAAAGGAACTATTAAAAGAAATGATGATAAAATACCCAGAAGAAGTAAAGAAATTAAAATTATTTCCTTCACATGGGGAGCATTTCATGTTTAAAAAGCACTATAAACTTAAAAAAGAAGATTAAAAATGAACAAGAAAAACCGCTTGGAAACTTCGAGTGGTTTTTTATTTGATTTATTTGTTCATTATATTGAACAAAATTAGAAGGTTGGAATTTTTCAAAAGCGGGAAAAGGAAGAAAAACCAACAGGATAATTCCTTCAAAAAAAAATAGGAATGATGACTAGGTGTTCAATATATTGAAATGATTCATTTGACCTATTAACAAATGAAGTTTTGAAACCTATTATCTATTTTTCGAAAAAAAAAACATAAATGCATGTTATTTTGATAAAGGATTAGTATGCTTAAATTAGCAGACTTAGACAGTGAAATTTATATATTGAAAATTTACACAAAAAGTTTCTAGAAGAAATGAAAGAACGATTTAAGGGAAAAGGAATCTGTTTTTGTAGCTGCAGTAAAATGGGAGCAATAGGAGGAATAAAGATTGAAGCAATATTCCAAACTACGAATTACGGAAAAAGATGAAAATATTTATAAAGCACTGTGTGATTTGTATAAGGAAAAAGGGGGAAAAGTAGGAATTGGTCCTACAGAAATTGGGATAAGAGTTGGAAGAGATTCCTATGATGCTTCTGCGTATTGCAACGCATCTCTAAAAAAGCTAATTCATTTTAAAAAAATTGAAAAAATAGATAGCGGAAAGTACATACCAATAGAGATGGGTAAGGAAGAACAATAAGTTAGTTTAAGGTTGAGCCTCATAAAAAATGTTTGTAGAGCAGTGTTTATTTTAACACGATAAGCTTTGCTAAAACGTTCTTTTATGGGGTTTCTTTCTTTTTGGCTGTTTTCTAAAGAATGGTTGTTTTTTAATAGCATAAACTTTACGAAAACAGCCTTCTTTTATATGTATTGAATACGGGGGAATTTCGAATTGGTTAGTTGTGGGAAAGAATAGGTATATTAATAACGAAAAAAGGATTGAAAGTTAGATAAATTATTGTATAATAACTGGGTATGAGTAAACTTTAAGTTTATAAATACCAAACTTTTGTGCTTTCAAGTTTACTATTTCTAAACAAAAAGTAGGTTAAATCATGGAAATTGGGAAAAAGATAAAGAATTTACGGTTGAAAAAAGGACTTACACAAGAAGAATTAGGAGAAAGAACGGATTTAAGTAAGGGATACATATCCCAACTAGAGAGAGATTTAAGTTCTCCTTCCATTGAAACATTCTTTGATATTTTAGAGGTGTTGGGATGTACACCAAAGGAATTTTTCGATGATGAAGAGCGAAAGCAGAAAGTAGTCTATACAGAGGAAGACATTACAGACTTCCTTGATGAAGAAAAGGGATATCGTATTCAATGGCTAGTTCCTGAATCAAATGAAAAAGAAATGGAGCCAATACGTCTCTTCTTTTTGAAGAATGGAGAGTTTAAGCAATTCGAGCCTTCTTTATCAGAAACATTTGCTTACGTAGTAGAAGGAGAGATTTTGCTGAAATTAGGAAAGCAAGAGTATAGAGCTAAAAAAGGGGAATCTATTTACTATCATGCTACAGAGGAACATCAATTAGTGAATCTAGCAGATGGCGTAACAGAACTAATTCTCGTAGTTACCGATTCTTACTTATAATGAGATGGATCTTTTTTAATTTTTAAAAAAATTGGAAAAATAGAGCAGCGGGAATACAAGTAGACGCCATGGGGATTAGCGAGACTGTCTGAGACCACGGAAAGCGAAGTGTATTCACGTTGCTCACTTATAGCAACAAACTTCACCAAAGCATCCTTAAGTGAAAATAAATTAAGAGGGGGATATTATGTCCGAGCAGCATATTATTCGATTTGAAAATGTAACAAAAAGTTATGATCAAGATACAACTGTTCTAGAAAATGTGAGCTTTGAAATTGAGCGAGGTAAATTTTATACACTGCTTGGGCCATCAGGCTGTGGGAAAACAACTGTACTACGATTGATCGCTGGATTTATGGAACCTTCAGAAGGAAACATTTATTTTAACGGTAAGCTAATAAATAAAATACCAGCGAACAAAAGACAGGTAAATACAGTTTTCCAGGATTATGCGCTTTTCCCTCATTTAAATGTATTTGAAAATGTGGCTTTTGGTCTTCGCATTAAAAAATGGAAGAAGCAAGTGATTGAAGAAAAAGTAAAAGAAGCTCTACGTTTCGTTAACCTAGAAGGATATGAGAAGAGAGAAATCAGTGAGATGTCTGGTGGACAGAGACAGCGTGTTGCTATCGCCAGAGCGATTGTAAATGAACCAGAGATTATTCTTCTGGATGAACCATTATCAGCGTTGGATTTAAAGCTTCGTACAGAAATGCAATATGAATTAAGAGAATTACAGAGAAGATTAGGAATTACTTTTATCTTTGTTACCCATGATCAGGAAGAAGCATTGGCGATGTCGGATGAAATTTTTGTTTTAAATAAAGGGCGCATTGAGCAAAGCGGAACACCAACAGATATTTATGATGAACCAATTAATCGCTTCGTTGCAGATTTTATCGGCGAATCCAATATTGTACCAGGAACAATGAAAAAAGATTTTGTTGTCCATTTTGGCAGTAAAACGTTTGATTGTGTAGATGGCGGTTTTAACGAAAATGAAGCAGTAGAAGTAGTTATTCGTCCAGAGGATTTAGAAATAACTTCTCTTGAAGCAGGAAAATTAAAGGTGAAAGTAGACTCTCAATTGTTTAGAGGGGTTCATTATGAGATTTGCGGATACGATGAAGACGGAAATGAATGGCTTGTCCATTCTACTAAGAAAGCAACAGTAGGAACAGAAATAGGTCTTTATTTTGAACCAGAAGCAATTCATGTTATGCGCCTTGGAGAAACGGAGGAAGAGTTTGATAAACGACTAGAAGCATATGAGGGGGCAGCCAATGAAAAGTAGTACTAAATGGTATACTGTACCTTATTATCTTTGGATTGCACTCTTTGTAATTGCTCCAGTTGCGCTTGTTGTCTATTATTCTTTCTTTGATATTGAAGGGGCATTTACGTTTGAAAATTATCAGAAGTTCTTTACACCGGTTTATTTAAAAATGACGTTGAGTTCCTTTTGGTATGCATTTCTAATTACGTTTTTTTCTCTAATCATTGCTTATCCGACTGCTTATTTATTAACAAAAACGAAGCATAAGCAATTATGGCTGTTATTAATAATCTTGCCATCCTGGATTAATCTTTTATTAAAAGCATATGCGTTTTTAGGGATATTTGGGACGCATGGTGCGGCCAATCAAATGCTTGATTTTCTAGGGATAGGGGAACACCAGTTATTATTTACAGACTTTAGTTTTCTTTTTGTAAGTGTCTATATTTTTATTCCCTTTATGATTTTGCCTATCTTTAATGCATTGGAAAAGATGAATCCTAGCTTAGTTGATGCATCACAAGATCTAGGGGCATCTGCTTGGACGACATTTAAAAAGATTGTTTTTCCCCTTACACTAAATGGGGTGAAATCTGGATGCCAAGCTGTATTTATTCCAGCATTGTCTTTATTCATGATAACTCGTTTAATTGCAGGTAACCGTGTTATAACACTAGGTACGGCGATTGAGCAGCATTTCCTCATAACACAAGATTGGGGAATGGGTTCAACAATAGCTGTATTTTTGATTATTAGTATGATTATTATTATGGTTCTTACAGGGAACAGAAAGAGAGGGATATAAAATGAAAAAGCTATCAAAATGGTCTATCTTTTATTTATGTATTGTTTTTGTCATTTTATATGCACCTATCTTTTATTTAATCTTCTATTCGTTTAATAGTGGGGGAACCATGCATGATTTTGATTCCTTTACACTTGACTGGTATAAGGAATTATTCCAAGATACGAGATTACTTGTTATTGTTTTAAATACAATTATTATTGCCCTTTTGTCTGCAGCTATATCAACTATTATTGGAGTGCTTGGGGCAATTAGTATTTCTATGATGAGGAAAAAAGGGTTTAGGAATTCCATTTTGTCTTTAAACAATGTGCTGATTGTAAGCCCAGATGTTATCATCGGTGCGTCTTTCTTAATTTTCTTTACGATTATTGGGATTAAACTAGGATTCTTTTCTGTTCTTCTGTCTCACATAGCTTTCTCGATTCCTATTGTTGTTATCATGGTTTTACCGAAGCTAGAGGAAATGAGTCCAACTTTGGTGGATGCAGCATTAGATCTTGGAGCTAGTTGGAAGGATGTACTTACAAAAGTAATTATTCCTTATATTTCACCAGGAATATTT
Proteins encoded:
- a CDS encoding peptidylprolyl isomerase; the protein is MKNKKVLIPILAVVLIALIIGAVYLTQRSETVATVDKEKITQEQLNEELNKQYGASVLNMMISNKVVDLEADKAKVKVTDKEIQAELDKMVEQYGGQETFNMLLAQNGVTEDLFKEQIEQNLKVTKILEPSIEITDDEIKTYFEDNKASFDTPEQVEASHILVEDEKTAKEVKKKIDEGGDFAELAKEYSTDTQTAENGGELGYFSTGQMVEAFDKAAFAMKVDEISDPVKTDYGYHIIKVTGKKEAKEATLEDSKAKIKEDLLATKVQEQASTWLTEATAKYKVENKLEKDAE
- the def gene encoding peptide deformylase; this encodes MSKFTKDYIIKMEDIVREGDSILREKTKEVTIPPTKEDQEELECMLQYLKNSQDPILSEKYQLRAGVGLSANQIGLNKRMFAAYIRQENGEALEFMLINPKIISHSTAMTYIPESEGCLSIDRPIVGYVPRYRRITVRAYNINGEEVKIKLRDYEAIVFQHEIDHLNGILFYDHINSTNPFELPANVDISPLY
- a CDS encoding helix-turn-helix domain-containing protein codes for the protein MEIGKKIKNLRLKKGLTQEELGERTDLSKGYISQLERDLSSPSIETFFDILEVLGCTPKEFFDDEERKQKVVYTEEDITDFLDEEKGYRIQWLVPESNEKEMEPIRLFFLKNGEFKQFEPSLSETFAYVVEGEILLKLGKQEYRAKKGESIYYHATEEHQLVNLADGVTELILVVTDSYL
- a CDS encoding ABC transporter ATP-binding protein, with product MSEQHIIRFENVTKSYDQDTTVLENVSFEIERGKFYTLLGPSGCGKTTVLRLIAGFMEPSEGNIYFNGKLINKIPANKRQVNTVFQDYALFPHLNVFENVAFGLRIKKWKKQVIEEKVKEALRFVNLEGYEKREISEMSGGQRQRVAIARAIVNEPEIILLDEPLSALDLKLRTEMQYELRELQRRLGITFIFVTHDQEEALAMSDEIFVLNKGRIEQSGTPTDIYDEPINRFVADFIGESNIVPGTMKKDFVVHFGSKTFDCVDGGFNENEAVEVVIRPEDLEITSLEAGKLKVKVDSQLFRGVHYEICGYDEDGNEWLVHSTKKATVGTEIGLYFEPEAIHVMRLGETEEEFDKRLEAYEGAANEK
- a CDS encoding ABC transporter permease, whose protein sequence is MKSSTKWYTVPYYLWIALFVIAPVALVVYYSFFDIEGAFTFENYQKFFTPVYLKMTLSSFWYAFLITFFSLIIAYPTAYLLTKTKHKQLWLLLIILPSWINLLLKAYAFLGIFGTHGAANQMLDFLGIGEHQLLFTDFSFLFVSVYIFIPFMILPIFNALEKMNPSLVDASQDLGASAWTTFKKIVFPLTLNGVKSGCQAVFIPALSLFMITRLIAGNRVITLGTAIEQHFLITQDWGMGSTIAVFLIISMIIIMVLTGNRKRGI
- a CDS encoding ABC transporter permease, coding for MKKLSKWSIFYLCIVFVILYAPIFYLIFYSFNSGGTMHDFDSFTLDWYKELFQDTRLLVIVLNTIIIALLSAAISTIIGVLGAISISMMRKKGFRNSILSLNNVLIVSPDVIIGASFLIFFTIIGIKLGFFSVLLSHIAFSIPIVVIMVLPKLEEMSPTLVDAALDLGASWKDVLTKVIIPYISPGIFAGFFMALTYSLDDFAVTFFVTGNGFTTLSVEIYSLARRGISLNINALSTLLFLFTLLLVIGYYFITQRVNKTPQAGVRK